A single Tamandua tetradactyla isolate mTamTet1 chromosome X, mTamTet1.pri, whole genome shotgun sequence DNA region contains:
- the LOC143670823 gene encoding melanoma-associated antigen B10-like gives MPRGQKSKLRARERRRQARAENQNLVGAQAAAAMRQESCSSSHRFKGARQGSCAAGTPSNPHGPQTAPSTSTSTAVISNSRSNEGANNQEEEIPSPSQAQPAIQQAHRSPLDQKIVLMVYYLLYKYQMKEPITKGDMLRNVIQMHRSHFAEILKRASEHLELIFGLDIKEVDPYRHIYVLVNKLEISYNEMLSEDRGFPKTGILMTILGLIFMQGNSATAQQIWEMLNTMGVYAWWRHFIYEEPKKLIKDLVKEKYLEYRQVPNSDPPCYEFLWGPRTCVETSKMKVLEFWAKVCNSTPSAFPAWYEEAAREEEEKVQARIAARARINAIASSRARATPSRF, from the coding sequence ATGCCTCGGGGTCAGAAGAGTAAGCTCCGTGCCCGTGAGAGACGTCGCCAGGCCCGAGCAGAGAACCAGAATCTGGTGGGCGCTCAGGCTGCAGCAGCAATGAGACAAGAATCGTGCTCCTCTTCTCATCGTTTCAAAGGTGCACGCCAGGGGTCATGCGCCGCTGGGACACCCAGCAATCCCCATGGGCCTCAGACAGCCCCCTCCACCAGCACATCTACTGCAGTTATTTCAAATTCAAGGTCTAATGAAGGTGCCAACAACCAAGAGGAGGAAATTCCAAGCCCCTCACAAGCACAGCCAGCCATTCAGCAAGCGCACAGAAGCCCTCTAGACCAGAAGATAGTTCTGATGGTGTATTACCTGCTGTACAAGTATCAGATGAAAGAGCCTATTACAAAGGGAGACATGCTGAGAAATGTAATCCAAATGCACAGAAGTCACTTTGCTGAAATCCTGAAGAGAGCCTCTGAGCACCTAGAGCTCATCTTTGGCCTTGATATAAAGGAAGTAGACCCCTACAGGCACATCTATGTCCTTGTCAACAAGCTGGAAATAAGCTACAATGAGATGCTGAGTGAAGACAGAGGCTTTCCCAAGACCGGCATTCTGATGACCATCTTGGGCCTGATCTTCATGCAGGGCAACAGTGCCACTGCACAGCAAATTTGGGAGATGTTGAATACGATGGGGGTGTATGCTTGGTGGAGGCACTTCATCTACGAGGAGCCCAAGAAGCTCATCAAAGATTTGGTGAAGGAAAAGTACCTGGAGTACCGGCAAGTGCCCAACAGTGATCCTCCATGCTATGAATTCCTGTGGGGTCCAAGAACCTGTGTTGAAACCAGCAAGATGAAAGTATTAGAGTTTTGGGCCAAAGTCTGCAATTCCACACCCAGTGCCTTTCCGGCCTGGTATGAAGAAGCTGcaagagaggaggaagagaaagtccAAGCCAGAATTGCAGCCAGGGCTCGCATCAACGCCATAGCCAGTTCACGTGCCAGGGCCACACCCAGTCGTTTTTGA